One genomic window of Coffea eugenioides isolate CCC68of chromosome 1, Ceug_1.0, whole genome shotgun sequence includes the following:
- the LOC113774742 gene encoding F-box/kelch-repeat protein At1g80440-like yields the protein MELIPGLPNDIAIECLIPVPFSQISKAASVSKNWKAEIQLPEFWQRRKVAGFTRPLIAMTQADIRDDDDARRLHHYLLKICDPERGFWYEVPSIPGFSEGVPVFCQVVGVGINLVVIGGYDPVCWKTLNSVFIYDFITATWRDGAAMPGGQRSFFGSASDGDHRILVAGGHDGNKNALASSMMYDVAKNEWVVLPDMARERDECKCIFHRGRFHVVGGYCTDRQGDFESSAEALELDDVDGWKWAELENIHEMDLVNEALTKIEVPGGHSDTVHVQSCCYLEA from the coding sequence ATGGAGCTGATTCCTGGCCTTCCAAATGATATAGCCATCGAGTGCCTTATACCAGTCCCATTCAGCCAAATATCAAAGGCTGCATCTGTTTCCAAGAATTGGAAGGCAGAAATTCAGCTGCCAGAATTTTGGCAGCGAAGGAAGGTTGCTGGATTTACCCGACCCCTCATCGCGATGACACAAGCAGATATCCGCGATGATGATGATGCTAGACGCTTACATCATTACCTGCTCAAAATCTGTGATCCTGAACGAGGCTTTTGGTACGAGGTGCCATCGATCCCAGGATTCTCCGAGGGCGTGCCGGTGTTTTGCCAAGTTGTAGGAGTCGGGATAAACCTGGTAGTGATTGGCGGGTATGACCCGGTTTGTTGGAAAACCTTGAATTCAGTCTTTATTTACGATTTCATAACCGCCACGTGGCGAGATGGAGCTGCTATGCCAGGTGGACAGAGATCATTCTTTGGAAGTGCTTCTGATGGTGATCATAGGATCCTCGTTGCAGGTGGACATGATGGCAACAAAAATGCACTTGCATCATCGATGATGTATGACGTGGCCAAGAATGAGTGGGTCGTGTTGCCTGACATGGCGAGAGAGCGTGACGAATGCAAGTGCATTTTCCACCGTGGCAGATTCCATGTCGTTGGTGGTTACTGCACGGATCGGCAAGGGGATTTTGAGAGCAGTGCAGAAGCACTTGAGCTTGATGATGTTGACGGCTGGAAGTGGGCTGAGTTAGAAAACATCCATGAAATGGATCTAGTGAACGAGGCGTTGACCAAAATAGAGGTTCCCGGCGGGCATTCGGACACCGTTCATGTTCAATCTTGTTGCTATTTGGAGGCTTGA